One region of Salinirubrum litoreum genomic DNA includes:
- a CDS encoding DUF7560 family zinc ribbon protein: protein MAHRFVFDCPSCGAEMHVDADIRAEILAEGCVLCRTSVTSDAFTTASGVETR, encoded by the coding sequence ATGGCACACAGGTTCGTGTTCGACTGCCCGTCCTGTGGGGCGGAGATGCACGTGGACGCCGACATCCGCGCGGAGATACTGGCCGAAGGCTGTGTGTTGTGCCGGACATCGGTGACGAGCGACGCCTTCACCACGGCGTCGGGTGTCGAGACGCGGTGA